A window from Planococcus maritimus encodes these proteins:
- a CDS encoding galactokinase, with translation MMTQPDLLQAYQDIFQTADTPRSFFAPGRINLIGEHTDYNGGHVFPAAISLGTYAIASKRTDHTLRFYSMNFPDAGIIECTLSDLSYHADHDWANFPKGMIQLFIANGFTIDAGMDVLFYGNIPNGAGLSSSASIEMATGVVLEELFNLTIDRLQMILLGQKVENDYIGVNSGIMDQFAIGKGKQDHAMLLDCQTLEFSYAPVELNGYEIVIINSNKQRTLAGSKYNERRAECEQALMDLRTELPIDSLGELTGEQFEQHKQLIANDISRKRAKHAVYENERTVRALSELEQGHIEAFGKLMNASHVSLRDDYEVTGPELDKIAETAWNHPGVIGARMTGAGFGGCAIAIVQQEQIDSFKHTLSSAYSEEFGYPPSFYETKISDGAKELVKEWQL, from the coding sequence ATGATGACACAGCCAGATTTGTTGCAAGCTTATCAGGACATCTTTCAAACAGCTGACACACCACGGTCTTTTTTCGCACCCGGCCGCATTAACCTGATCGGTGAACATACCGACTACAACGGCGGTCATGTGTTTCCGGCAGCCATCTCACTCGGCACTTACGCAATCGCCAGCAAACGCACAGATCATACATTGCGTTTTTATTCGATGAATTTTCCCGATGCCGGAATCATCGAATGCACACTCAGCGATTTGTCCTACCATGCCGATCACGACTGGGCGAACTTCCCGAAAGGCATGATCCAGTTGTTCATCGCAAATGGTTTTACAATTGATGCTGGGATGGACGTCTTATTTTATGGCAACATTCCGAATGGCGCTGGCCTGTCTTCTTCCGCCTCCATTGAAATGGCAACAGGCGTTGTGCTGGAAGAACTATTCAATTTGACTATTGACCGTTTGCAGATGATCCTTTTAGGGCAGAAAGTTGAAAACGATTACATTGGCGTCAACAGCGGCATCATGGACCAATTCGCTATCGGCAAAGGAAAACAAGACCATGCCATGCTGCTGGATTGCCAGACACTGGAGTTTAGTTACGCACCGGTCGAATTGAACGGCTATGAGATCGTCATCATCAACTCTAATAAACAACGGACGCTCGCCGGTTCCAAATACAACGAACGCCGCGCCGAATGCGAACAGGCGTTGATGGATTTGCGAACCGAATTGCCAATTGATAGCCTGGGCGAGTTGACGGGTGAACAATTCGAGCAGCATAAGCAATTGATTGCAAACGACATCAGCCGGAAACGCGCCAAGCACGCCGTCTATGAAAATGAACGGACCGTGCGTGCACTCAGTGAACTGGAGCAAGGCCATATCGAAGCATTCGGAAAGTTGATGAATGCTTCCCACGTCTCTCTTCGTGACGATTACGAAGTGACGGGTCCAGAACTCGATAAAATCGCAGAAACAGCCTGGAATCACCCTGGTGTTATTGGTGCACGAATGACTGGGGCCGGATTTGGCGGATGTGCAATTGCCATTGTCCAGCAGGAGCAAATTGACAGTTTCAAACACACACTGTCATCAGCCTATAGCGAAGAATTTGGCTATCCCCCTTCATTTTACGAAACAAAAATTTCTGACGGGGCAAAAGAGTTAGTAAAGGAGTGGCAATTATGA
- the galT gene encoding UDP-glucose--hexose-1-phosphate uridylyltransferase, with protein sequence MIHQTLAGLVQNALATGLIEADDIDYARNQVMHLLGMDSFPEQTEAKKDTIPNLVEELIRFAIDRGVIEDVFDDKEMLSANIMNCFVARPSAINAAFDKKYAESPIAATDYFYSLSQHSNYIQMNRIRKNISYKHDSPYGEMDITINLSKPEKDPEQIKREREIKQAASYPKCLLCKENEGYAGRIGYPARANHRVVKIPLTEENWYFQYSPYVYYNEHSILLSEEHRDMKIDRGGFERLLKFVVLFPHYFIGSNADLPIVGGSILSHDHYQAGRYEFAMTRAQDAFTFRLNSFPNIGASIVDWPMSVIRLKSENIDELVDAADEILQTWKQYSDESKNVIAFTGNTPHNTITPIARKRDGRFEIDLVLRNNRTTEEHPAGIFHPHADVHHIKKENIGLIEVMGLAVLPPRLKQELAEIQEFLLGQASRVEPTHQDWAEQLKAQHGTLANHQEAETLLREELGKKFVRILEDAGVLKEQQAFERFIHAINEQPAKTV encoded by the coding sequence ATGATCCATCAAACACTTGCTGGCCTCGTTCAAAACGCTTTGGCCACCGGCTTGATCGAAGCGGACGATATTGATTATGCCCGCAACCAAGTGATGCATTTACTTGGAATGGATTCATTTCCGGAACAAACTGAAGCCAAAAAAGATACCATTCCGAATTTAGTCGAAGAACTCATCCGTTTCGCAATCGACCGCGGCGTCATCGAAGATGTTTTTGACGATAAGGAAATGCTGTCGGCGAACATTATGAACTGCTTTGTCGCCCGGCCCTCTGCGATCAATGCTGCGTTCGACAAAAAATACGCGGAATCGCCAATAGCTGCGACCGATTATTTTTACAGCCTTAGCCAACACAGCAATTACATCCAGATGAACCGGATTCGAAAAAACATTTCCTATAAACACGACAGTCCTTATGGCGAGATGGACATTACGATCAATTTGTCGAAACCAGAAAAAGATCCCGAACAGATCAAACGTGAGCGGGAAATCAAGCAGGCGGCAAGTTACCCGAAATGTTTATTGTGCAAGGAAAACGAAGGTTACGCTGGGCGGATTGGCTACCCAGCACGCGCCAACCACCGCGTCGTCAAGATTCCGCTGACGGAGGAAAATTGGTATTTCCAATACTCGCCTTACGTCTATTACAATGAGCACAGCATCCTGCTTTCAGAAGAACATCGCGACATGAAAATCGACCGGGGCGGCTTTGAACGATTGCTGAAGTTTGTGGTGCTATTCCCTCATTACTTCATCGGATCGAATGCTGATTTGCCGATTGTCGGCGGCTCTATCCTGAGCCATGACCATTATCAAGCGGGACGTTATGAGTTCGCGATGACCCGTGCACAAGATGCGTTCACGTTCCGCTTGAATTCATTCCCGAACATCGGGGCATCCATCGTCGACTGGCCGATGTCGGTCATTCGCTTGAAAAGTGAAAACATCGACGAGCTGGTGGATGCCGCCGATGAGATTTTGCAGACGTGGAAACAGTATTCGGATGAATCTAAAAATGTGATTGCCTTTACTGGAAATACGCCGCATAATACGATTACACCGATTGCCAGAAAACGCGACGGGCGATTCGAAATCGATCTCGTGTTGAGAAACAACCGGACGACTGAAGAACATCCTGCCGGGATCTTCCACCCCCATGCCGATGTCCACCATATCAAAAAAGAGAATATTGGCTTGATCGAAGTGATGGGGCTTGCTGTCTTGCCACCGCGCTTGAAGCAGGAACTGGCAGAAATCCAGGAATTTCTGCTAGGCCAGGCTAGCCGCGTAGAACCTACCCATCAAGACTGGGCAGAGCAGTTAAAAGCGCAGCACGGCACGCTCGCAAATCACCAGGAAGCCGAGACGCTCCTGAGGGAAGAATTGGGCAAGAAATTCGTCCGAATTTTGGAAGATGCCGGTGTGTTAAAAGAACAACAAGCATTCGAACGATTTATCCACGCAATTAATGAGCAACCCGCAAAAACTGTTTAA
- a CDS encoding ROK family transcriptional regulator: protein MRQGSFQWMKSMNKSLILNKIRTQGPISRAQIARETNLTRPTVSSNVKELIDQNIVEESDIGQSQGGRKPTMLIINDGAFCILGVDAGPDSVKCVVTDLSGKVSDRSEARLPLPVDNEKFLDALKSCIQECLVKTAGKDVIGIGVAMHGVVDIETGVLLFAPNLGLTDIPVKEVLENTFGLEVKVENDARAMALGEFWFGEHGELESMLAVNIGRGVGAGLIIGGKLYHGSSDIAGEIGHMTIDLHGQVCECGNRGCLQTFTAGPAISRKIFEKTAESLTAEQVFERALDGDPSCHEVLTEAGRAMGVGLTNLIHIVNPEKIILGGGVSKAHQFLLPAIRETIATASLTRSASQTKVETTKLGDDATLIGAVTLLLVDVFELT from the coding sequence ATGCGCCAAGGCAGCTTTCAATGGATGAAATCGATGAACAAATCGCTCATTCTCAATAAAATCAGAACGCAAGGGCCAATCTCCAGAGCACAAATTGCGCGCGAGACCAATCTGACTCGTCCGACCGTAAGCAGCAATGTAAAAGAATTGATCGACCAGAACATCGTCGAAGAAAGTGATATTGGCCAGTCGCAAGGTGGGCGCAAGCCGACGATGCTCATCATCAATGACGGCGCCTTTTGCATTCTCGGGGTGGACGCCGGGCCGGATTCCGTAAAGTGTGTTGTAACGGATCTCTCCGGAAAAGTGTCCGACAGATCGGAAGCTCGATTGCCTTTGCCAGTCGATAATGAAAAATTCCTGGATGCCTTGAAAAGCTGTATTCAAGAATGCCTGGTAAAAACTGCAGGCAAAGACGTCATCGGGATCGGTGTTGCCATGCACGGCGTAGTGGATATTGAGACGGGCGTATTATTGTTCGCGCCAAATTTAGGGCTGACGGACATCCCTGTTAAAGAAGTGCTCGAGAACACGTTTGGGCTGGAAGTCAAAGTGGAAAACGATGCACGTGCTATGGCACTTGGGGAATTTTGGTTTGGCGAGCATGGAGAGTTGGAGAGTATGCTGGCGGTCAACATCGGTCGAGGTGTAGGTGCAGGACTGATCATTGGCGGAAAGCTGTATCATGGCTCCTCTGATATCGCAGGGGAAATCGGCCATATGACAATCGATTTGCATGGGCAAGTATGCGAATGCGGCAACCGTGGCTGCTTGCAGACTTTTACTGCCGGCCCGGCTATTTCACGGAAAATCTTTGAAAAAACAGCCGAATCGTTAACTGCTGAACAAGTCTTCGAACGGGCGTTGGACGGAGATCCATCATGTCACGAGGTTCTTACCGAAGCCGGAAGGGCCATGGGCGTCGGGCTGACCAATTTGATCCATATCGTCAATCCGGAAAAAATCATTCTCGGAGGCGGTGTTTCGAAAGCGCATCAATTTCTCCTGCCGGCCATCCGTGAAACGATTGCAACGGCGTCGCTGACACGCTCAGCAAGCCAGACGAAAGTGGAAACGACCAAGCTTGGCGACGATGCGACGCTCATTGGTGCGGTGACACTGTTGCTAGTGGACGTTTTTGAACTAACCTAA
- the galE gene encoding UDP-glucose 4-epimerase GalE, with translation MSVLVLGGAGYIGSHAVYQLIDQGMDVVVVDNLENGHRQAVHPNAAFYEGDIRDANFLDSVFENESIDEVLHFAANSLVGESMENPLKYFDNNVYGTQVLLKAMTKHGVKNIVFSSTAATYGEPEAVPITETMPTHPTNTYGETKLTMEKMMKWTSLAHDLNFVSLRYFNVAGARATGEIGEDHRPESHLVPIILQAALGQREEITVFGDDYDTPDGTCIRDYVHIEDLVNAHLLALDYLRNGGENDVFNLGSSQGFSVNEMISTARSVTGKDIPVKIGPRRSGDPSILVASTEKATRILGWNPVNTSITKIIEDAWNWHSTHPAGYSEEVKL, from the coding sequence ATGAGCGTATTGGTATTAGGCGGAGCGGGTTATATTGGCTCTCATGCAGTTTATCAATTGATCGATCAAGGGATGGACGTCGTGGTTGTCGATAATTTAGAGAACGGCCACCGGCAAGCGGTCCACCCAAACGCTGCATTTTACGAAGGCGATATTCGGGACGCGAATTTCCTGGATAGCGTATTTGAAAACGAATCCATCGACGAAGTTCTACACTTTGCGGCCAATTCGTTGGTCGGCGAATCGATGGAAAATCCCTTAAAGTATTTCGACAACAATGTATACGGCACACAAGTTCTGCTAAAGGCCATGACAAAACACGGCGTTAAGAACATTGTCTTTTCTTCGACAGCCGCGACTTACGGAGAGCCCGAAGCCGTTCCGATCACCGAAACCATGCCAACCCATCCAACCAATACTTACGGCGAAACCAAGCTAACGATGGAAAAAATGATGAAGTGGACTTCCTTGGCACACGATTTGAACTTTGTTTCCTTGCGCTATTTCAACGTTGCGGGTGCAAGGGCGACAGGTGAAATCGGAGAAGACCACCGCCCAGAATCCCACCTTGTTCCGATCATTCTGCAGGCAGCCCTCGGACAGCGCGAGGAAATCACCGTCTTTGGCGATGATTACGATACGCCGGACGGCACCTGTATCCGCGACTATGTCCATATCGAAGACCTCGTCAACGCCCATTTGTTGGCACTCGATTACTTGCGAAACGGCGGAGAAAACGATGTCTTCAATCTCGGCAGCAGCCAAGGCTTCTCGGTCAATGAAATGATTTCCACCGCGCGTTCTGTCACTGGCAAGGACATTCCGGTAAAAATTGGACCACGCCGCTCAGGTGACCCGAGCATTCTTGTCGCCAGCACAGAAAAAGCCACGCGTATTCTGGGTTGGAACCCGGTGAATACTTCCATCACAAAAATCATTGAAGATGCATGGAATTGGCATTCTACTCACCCTGCAGGCTATAGCGAAGAGGTTAAGCTATGA